Proteins found in one Rhodobacteraceae bacterium D3-12 genomic segment:
- a CDS encoding class I SAM-dependent methyltransferase, giving the protein MAQNIYDDPDFFAGYSQLPRQVHGLDGAPEWPAIRALLPDVTGKSVADLGCGFGWASRWFRENGAASVLGLDLSQNMIDRARGDTDDAAIDYRIADLDTLDLPQAAFDLVYSALTFHYVQDFGRLMRSIHSALTPGGDLVFIIEHPIFMAATHPQWIKDEDGRKTWPVNGYSMEGERRTDWFAEGVLKHHRTLATTVNTLLDAGFALRRIEEFAPTPDQIASMPELAEEKERPMMLMVSAYKS; this is encoded by the coding sequence ATGGCACAGAATATCTACGACGATCCCGATTTCTTCGCTGGCTACAGCCAGCTTCCCCGGCAGGTGCATGGGCTCGATGGTGCGCCGGAATGGCCCGCAATCCGCGCGTTGCTGCCAGACGTCACTGGCAAGAGCGTGGCCGATCTGGGCTGCGGTTTCGGTTGGGCATCCCGCTGGTTCCGCGAGAACGGCGCGGCTTCGGTTCTGGGGCTTGATCTGTCTCAGAACATGATTGACCGTGCCCGCGGCGACACTGACGATGCCGCCATCGACTATCGCATTGCCGATCTCGACACACTCGACCTTCCGCAAGCCGCGTTCGATCTGGTCTATAGTGCGCTGACCTTCCACTACGTGCAGGATTTCGGGCGGTTGATGCGGTCGATCCACAGCGCCCTGACGCCCGGCGGCGATCTGGTCTTCATCATAGAGCACCCGATCTTCATGGCCGCGACCCATCCGCAATGGATCAAGGACGAGGACGGTCGCAAGACCTGGCCGGTCAATGGCTATTCGATGGAGGGCGAACGCCGCACCGATTGGTTTGCAGAGGGCGTGCTAAAGCATCACCGGACGCTGGCGACCACGGTCAACACCCTGCTCGACGCGGGTTTTGCGCTCCGCCGGATCGAGGAATTTGCACCGACGCCGGATCAGATCGCGTCGATGCCGGAGCTGGCCGAAGAGAAAGAACGGCCAATGATGCTGATGGTTTCGGCATACAAGAGCTGA
- a CDS encoding TAXI family TRAP transporter solute-binding subunit yields the protein MSKLLTKTKGLTLAAMLALTLPAGAAMAELYKVTSTAPGMSPFVVNTAIAKVVNGHVDGVEFQIQATGAATKHMVDAGKGKVDFLFGSSTINWLMADNLGPFKKMKNAPELEKNVGMIFSYQIGPYHYVTRADSGIEKLEDFKGRTIFAGPPGGAAKRVVLRAIKEMGGVTADEMDVQTYGFDAAIQAFQDDKIDVIVLPTNVPSPAIQQFALTKKIRIIDANTDKLTVNIPSGGTLNVIPGDTYGSNQVGGDARTHGAVVNFSAGMHVDEEVVYQVTKAIWENLGEIHETAIWMPSTIRKDSALQLIAGRLHPGAERYYREMGWTIPEATTFGSQD from the coding sequence ATGAGTAAATTACTTACCAAAACCAAAGGTCTGACCCTTGCTGCAATGCTGGCGCTCACGCTGCCAGCGGGTGCGGCGATGGCCGAGCTTTATAAAGTCACGTCAACCGCGCCGGGCATGTCGCCCTTTGTGGTTAACACAGCCATTGCGAAAGTCGTGAATGGTCATGTCGATGGCGTGGAATTCCAAATTCAGGCCACGGGTGCGGCGACCAAACACATGGTTGATGCCGGCAAGGGAAAGGTAGATTTCCTGTTTGGTTCATCCACCATCAACTGGTTGATGGCCGATAATCTGGGCCCGTTCAAGAAAATGAAGAATGCGCCTGAGCTGGAAAAGAATGTCGGGATGATTTTCTCCTACCAGATCGGCCCGTATCATTATGTGACGCGCGCGGATTCGGGCATTGAAAAGCTGGAAGACTTCAAAGGTCGCACCATCTTTGCAGGCCCTCCCGGTGGCGCTGCGAAACGTGTTGTGCTGCGCGCAATCAAAGAGATGGGCGGTGTGACCGCTGATGAAATGGATGTTCAAACCTATGGGTTTGATGCCGCAATTCAGGCGTTTCAGGATGACAAAATCGACGTCATCGTTTTGCCGACAAACGTCCCTAGCCCGGCGATCCAGCAGTTTGCGCTTACCAAGAAGATTCGCATCATTGACGCGAACACTGACAAGCTGACTGTGAACATCCCCTCGGGTGGCACGCTCAACGTCATTCCCGGCGACACATACGGCAGCAATCAGGTGGGTGGCGATGCGCGCACGCATGGGGCCGTGGTCAACTTTTCCGCTGGCATGCATGTCGACGAGGAAGTCGTTTATCAGGTCACCAAAGCGATCTGGGAAAACCTCGGCGAAATCCACGAAACAGCGATCTGGATGCCATCGACCATTCGCAAGGACTCTGCGCTTCAACTTATCGCTGGGCGTCTGCACCCCGGTGCCGAACGCTACTATCGCGAAATGGGTTGGACAATTCCCGAAGCAACGACCTTCGGCTCGCAAGACTGA
- a CDS encoding malonyl-CoA synthase has product MANPLYDALFGAHAGKTTPFLYLTDGQVITHDRFVKMSAQIAHRMVAIGLKPGDRVAVQVEKSAQALALYAACAQAGLVFLPLNTAYTVEELSYFIENSGASLIVCDTKSEQSLGRLADTLGAKIETLNADGSGTLMDKAGALPESFATVERDGEDLAAFLYTSGTTGRSKGAMLTHNNLLSNACTLAREWRFTANDVLLHALPIFHTHGLFVATNVTLAAGGSMIFMPKFDLDQIITRMPDATTMMGVPTFYTRLLNDPRFNRELASHMRLFVSGSAPLLAETHSQFEERSGHRILERYGMTETNMNTSNPYDGERRAGTVGFPLPGVELKITAPDTGESLPHGQVGQIEVRGPNVFKGYWQMPEKTAAELRDDGFFITGDLGEIDEDGYVHIVGRNKDLIISGGYNIYPKEVELLLDDQPGVLESAVIGVPHPDFGETVLGVIVPKDDASPDIDKILAAARHSLASFKLPRKLVVRTQLPRNTMGKVQKNILRDQFKGMFET; this is encoded by the coding sequence ATGGCGAACCCGTTATACGACGCCCTGTTCGGTGCCCACGCTGGCAAGACCACGCCGTTTTTGTATCTTACGGACGGTCAGGTCATCACCCATGATCGCTTTGTGAAAATGAGCGCGCAGATCGCCCATAGGATGGTCGCGATTGGCCTTAAGCCCGGCGACCGCGTGGCGGTTCAGGTCGAGAAATCGGCGCAAGCCTTGGCGCTTTATGCGGCCTGCGCTCAGGCAGGCTTGGTCTTCTTGCCGCTCAACACGGCCTATACGGTCGAAGAGCTGAGCTATTTCATCGAGAACAGTGGCGCATCTCTGATTGTTTGCGACACGAAAAGCGAACAATCTCTGGGGAGACTGGCAGACACCCTTGGCGCCAAGATCGAGACCCTGAATGCCGATGGCAGCGGCACCCTCATGGACAAGGCCGGAGCCCTGCCAGAGAGCTTTGCCACCGTGGAGCGCGACGGCGAGGATCTGGCGGCTTTTCTCTACACATCAGGCACCACCGGGCGCTCCAAAGGCGCCATGCTGACGCACAACAACCTGCTGTCGAATGCGTGCACTCTGGCGCGGGAATGGCGCTTCACAGCGAACGACGTTCTGCTTCACGCGCTACCGATCTTCCACACCCATGGGCTGTTCGTCGCCACAAACGTCACATTGGCCGCCGGTGGCAGCATGATCTTCATGCCAAAATTCGACCTTGATCAGATCATCACCCGGATGCCGGACGCGACAACCATGATGGGCGTGCCAACCTTCTATACCCGCCTTCTAAACGACCCCCGTTTCAACCGCGAGCTGGCGTCGCATATGCGCCTGTTTGTGTCCGGCTCCGCGCCGCTTCTGGCCGAGACCCATAGTCAGTTCGAAGAGCGCAGCGGCCACCGCATTCTTGAACGCTATGGCATGACGGAAACCAATATGAACACCTCCAATCCCTATGACGGCGAACGCCGCGCGGGAACGGTTGGCTTTCCATTGCCGGGCGTCGAGCTCAAGATCACCGCCCCCGACACAGGCGAGAGCCTGCCGCATGGTCAAGTCGGTCAGATCGAGGTGCGCGGGCCGAATGTCTTTAAAGGGTACTGGCAGATGCCGGAGAAAACAGCGGCCGAGTTGCGGGACGATGGGTTCTTCATCACAGGCGACTTGGGCGAGATCGACGAAGATGGCTATGTGCACATCGTTGGCCGCAACAAGGACCTGATTATCTCCGGCGGCTACAACATATACCCAAAGGAAGTTGAACTGTTGCTGGACGATCAACCCGGCGTGCTGGAGAGCGCCGTGATCGGTGTTCCCCATCCGGATTTCGGCGAGACGGTGCTGGGCGTGATCGTGCCGAAGGATGACGCGTCGCCAGATATTGATAAGATATTGGCAGCCGCACGCCACTCATTGGCCAGTTTCAAACTCCCCCGCAAACTGGTCGTGCGCACGCAACTTCCACGAAACACGATGGGCAAGGTTCAAAAGAACATCCTGCGAGACCAATTCAAAGGAATGTTCGAGACCTGA
- a CDS encoding MarR family transcriptional regulator produces MTDELQIRHLTDAMSFRVSRFASINEYLGSKHFRREFGVSLSEWRVLGLVAEGNPATTRALRDTLLMDRGLLSRVVKALRSRGLVRSQVCASDKRQAELFLTDEGRALHRACIAFTDNRNKAMASALTAEEQAEFNRLLDVLIASNAALIKTKEYADD; encoded by the coding sequence TTGACTGATGAATTACAAATTCGACACCTGACCGACGCGATGAGCTTTCGTGTTTCGCGTTTTGCTTCAATCAATGAATATCTGGGATCAAAGCACTTTCGCCGCGAATTTGGTGTGAGCCTGTCGGAATGGCGGGTTCTGGGGCTGGTCGCAGAAGGCAACCCGGCGACGACGCGGGCGTTGCGCGACACGCTGCTGATGGATCGTGGTTTGCTGAGCAGAGTGGTGAAAGCGCTGCGCTCGCGCGGGCTTGTTCGAAGTCAGGTATGTGCCTCGGACAAACGTCAGGCCGAGCTGTTTTTGACTGACGAAGGGCGGGCATTACACCGCGCTTGCATCGCTTTTACTGACAATCGCAACAAGGCAATGGCCTCGGCTCTCACGGCCGAGGAACAGGCGGAGTTCAACCGCTTGCTCGATGTCCTGATCGCCTCAAATGCGGCTCTCATCAAAACCAAGGAATATGCCGATGATTGA
- a CDS encoding TRAP transporter fused permease subunit, producing MIDGNQTRQNPFQFAGRALAVVFSLTIVMVIAFFVLNEANARFGVMAVSIAIVALTSNKGKTGKFGWAIDLGLMAAFLYSAIWFFRVKEELYTGFYTATPDNIVAGLAGMLAIVVLSIRAWGPSLAIMAAVFIAFGFAGPYLPGILEHFGMELSGFLQIGWYSFDGVFGRVTGLVADNVLIFLIFGAILERTGAGDSLIHLSTALTARIRGGAAHAAIVASAIFGMMSGSVAANIAGTGVFTIPMIKRQGFSANFAGAVETAASSGGQLTPPIMAAAVFVMADLVGMPFVMVMAAAALPALFKYFGLFAQVYTEAVRLDIKNLPEDQIPTITARDWLNSALVFVPIGALMVAFIAGKSPAMAGLYGLITAIIMGLILNPDFRREPKRIVSALADGGVSAAQIMLAVGVIGIVLAVVNETGVAIRFATSIASAGESSLILALVLAMFGALILGMGLPTLPAYLIIAIMIAPAIIKAGVEPIAAHMFVLYFAVYSSIVPPIAYGCYVAAPIAGGNPLKTSFVALRISVIGLLVPYMFVFSPSLLLVADGFSWVELGCTLLRLVAAVWMLATAFGGADPRLGKLGGGQRLLRLVVGAAAMMPMMMFWGYAVVATLAVGLLSPKPKTLTV from the coding sequence ATGATTGATGGAAATCAGACAAGACAGAATCCTTTCCAATTTGCGGGGCGCGCGCTTGCCGTCGTTTTCTCGCTGACCATCGTCATGGTCATCGCCTTCTTCGTTCTGAACGAAGCGAACGCCCGCTTTGGGGTTATGGCGGTCAGCATCGCGATTGTTGCTTTGACCTCTAACAAGGGGAAAACGGGCAAGTTCGGCTGGGCCATCGATCTTGGTTTGATGGCTGCGTTTCTTTATTCGGCGATCTGGTTTTTCCGCGTCAAGGAAGAGCTATACACCGGGTTTTACACCGCGACGCCGGACAATATTGTTGCGGGCCTCGCCGGCATGTTGGCGATTGTTGTGCTGTCGATCCGAGCATGGGGTCCGTCGCTTGCGATCATGGCGGCGGTCTTCATTGCTTTCGGTTTTGCGGGCCCCTATCTGCCGGGAATTCTAGAGCATTTCGGCATGGAACTCTCGGGGTTTCTTCAAATCGGCTGGTACTCGTTTGACGGTGTGTTTGGCCGTGTGACGGGGCTGGTGGCTGACAATGTTCTGATCTTTCTGATCTTTGGTGCCATTCTCGAGCGCACCGGTGCGGGTGACAGTCTCATCCATTTGAGCACCGCGCTTACGGCGCGTATTCGCGGCGGGGCGGCGCATGCGGCGATTGTTGCCTCGGCGATCTTTGGCATGATGAGCGGCAGCGTCGCCGCCAATATTGCGGGCACGGGCGTGTTCACCATTCCGATGATCAAGAGGCAGGGCTTTTCCGCCAACTTTGCGGGGGCCGTTGAAACGGCGGCTTCGTCCGGCGGACAGCTGACACCGCCGATCATGGCGGCGGCTGTTTTTGTCATGGCCGATCTTGTGGGCATGCCGTTTGTCATGGTCATGGCGGCGGCGGCATTGCCGGCGTTGTTCAAATACTTTGGCCTGTTCGCCCAAGTCTATACCGAGGCTGTGCGTCTCGATATCAAGAACCTGCCAGAAGACCAGATCCCCACAATCACTGCGCGCGACTGGTTGAATTCAGCGTTGGTTTTTGTGCCCATCGGCGCTCTGATGGTTGCGTTTATTGCTGGCAAAAGTCCTGCAATGGCGGGTCTTTACGGGCTGATCACCGCGATCATTATGGGGCTGATCCTTAACCCTGATTTCCGCCGCGAACCCAAACGCATCGTCTCGGCGCTTGCTGATGGTGGCGTGAGCGCGGCGCAGATTATGTTGGCGGTCGGCGTCATCGGGATCGTGCTGGCCGTGGTCAATGAAACCGGCGTTGCCATCCGCTTTGCAACCTCGATTGCGTCGGCGGGCGAAAGCAGCCTGATCCTTGCGTTGGTGCTGGCGATGTTTGGCGCGCTGATCCTTGGCATGGGTCTGCCGACGCTGCCGGCTTATCTGATCATCGCGATCATGATCGCACCGGCGATCATCAAAGCCGGTGTCGAGCCCATCGCGGCGCATATGTTCGTGCTCTACTTTGCGGTCTATTCCTCGATCGTGCCACCGATAGCCTATGGCTGTTATGTCGCCGCGCCGATTGCGGGGGGCAACCCGCTTAAGACATCGTTTGTTGCGCTGCGAATTTCGGTGATCGGCCTGCTGGTGCCTTATATGTTTGTCTTCTCGCCCTCGCTGCTTTTGGTCGCTGACGGCTTCAGCTGGGTTGAGCTGGGCTGCACGCTGCTGCGTCTGGTGGCTGCGGTCTGGATGCTGGCGACGGCCTTTGGCGGCGCCGATCCGCGACTGGGCAAGCTCGGCGGAGGGCAACGCCTGTTGCGGCTTGTCGTCGGGGCGGCTGCGATGATGCCGATGATGATGTTCTGGGGATATGCAGTGGTGGCGACGCTGGCTGTCGGGCTCCTTTCACCAAAACCGAAAACACTCACAGTTTAA
- a CDS encoding FAD-binding protein produces the protein MTTDTTAQAISDLKDLLGERLSTGESILEMHGRDEAYSQPALPDAVAFPETTQDVSAIMKICSRHRVPVVPFGIGTSLEGHVIPIHGGISVDTSRMNRILEIHESDLDAVVQPGVSRTQLNDELRATGLMFTVDPGADATLGGMAATRASGTNTVRYGTMRENVLALEVVLPDGTIIETGSRARKSSAGYDLTHLFVGSEGTLGIITKLTVRLFGQPDTILAATCSFETVDDAVNAVIMAIQMGIPMARIELLDEVQMQGMNIFNPDLNLPEKPHLFLEFHGSDASVKEQVEMFQSVGDEFGAADFRRATRAEDRNRLWTARHNAYYAGKSLRKGCEGLITDCCVPISALADCISRSKEMIAKSGMIAPIVGHVGDGNFHLMILIDPSDPAELERAKALASEVNYLALSFGGTVTGEHGVGTGKKRYMEEEHGAAYALMATLKRAVDPNNIMNSGKMVDIPDV, from the coding sequence ATGACCACGGACACGACCGCTCAAGCCATCTCTGACCTGAAAGACCTGTTGGGCGAGCGCCTGTCGACCGGCGAGTCAATTCTGGAAATGCATGGCCGGGACGAGGCCTACTCCCAGCCTGCCTTGCCGGATGCGGTCGCCTTTCCCGAAACCACCCAAGACGTCTCGGCGATCATGAAGATATGTTCGCGCCATAGGGTTCCGGTCGTCCCCTTCGGCATCGGCACATCGCTTGAGGGTCACGTCATCCCGATCCACGGCGGGATCAGCGTGGACACCAGCCGCATGAACAGGATCCTTGAAATCCATGAAAGCGATCTGGACGCCGTTGTGCAGCCCGGCGTCTCGCGGACGCAACTCAATGATGAGCTGCGCGCGACAGGGCTGATGTTCACGGTCGATCCCGGTGCGGATGCAACGCTGGGCGGAATGGCCGCCACCCGCGCGTCGGGCACCAACACCGTGCGCTATGGTACCATGCGCGAAAACGTGCTGGCGCTCGAGGTTGTGCTCCCTGATGGCACCATCATCGAGACCGGATCGCGGGCGCGCAAATCCTCGGCTGGCTATGACCTGACACATCTGTTCGTCGGTTCCGAAGGCACGCTTGGGATCATCACCAAGCTGACGGTGCGCCTGTTCGGCCAGCCCGATACGATCCTGGCCGCGACCTGTTCGTTTGAAACCGTAGATGATGCCGTGAACGCGGTGATCATGGCGATTCAGATGGGCATCCCGATGGCAAGGATCGAACTTCTGGACGAGGTCCAGATGCAGGGGATGAACATCTTCAACCCCGATCTGAACCTGCCCGAAAAACCGCATCTGTTCCTCGAATTTCACGGCTCAGACGCCAGCGTGAAGGAGCAGGTCGAGATGTTCCAAAGCGTCGGAGACGAATTCGGTGCAGCGGACTTTCGGCGGGCAACCAGAGCAGAAGATCGCAACCGCCTGTGGACGGCACGACACAACGCCTACTACGCCGGGAAATCGCTGCGCAAAGGCTGCGAAGGTCTGATCACCGATTGCTGCGTGCCGATCTCGGCTCTCGCCGACTGCATCTCGCGCTCTAAAGAAATGATCGCCAAGTCCGGCATGATCGCCCCGATCGTAGGTCATGTGGGCGACGGGAATTTTCACCTCATGATCCTGATCGACCCGAGCGATCCCGCTGAACTCGAACGGGCCAAGGCGCTTGCTTCAGAGGTCAACTACCTCGCACTGTCGTTCGGCGGGACGGTCACGGGCGAGCATGGTGTGGGCACAGGCAAGAAGCGTTATATGGAGGAAGAACACGGCGCAGCCTATGCGCTCATGGCGACATTGAAGCGCGCGGTTGATCCGAATAACATCATGAATTCGGGCAAGATGGTCGACATTCCCGATGTCTAA
- a CDS encoding TRAP transporter small permease subunit, which yields MRNAIITASNSVHRVARGAAVFAVCLMFLTVVLQIIARYVFSAPPVWTEDVARYAMVWTGLLGATLSFKTRSDAVLMQSVAPQRPHLLGFLADAVHSAAVLTFVLPVVYFCFIGLRGSFAKGYLARQSGLTADTLGIPMVWISMSVPIAMIIILLHLAARWAGDDATDSANTQLD from the coding sequence ATGCGCAATGCCATCATCACAGCCAGCAACAGCGTTCACCGCGTCGCACGTGGGGCTGCCGTTTTCGCCGTCTGCCTGATGTTTCTGACTGTCGTGTTGCAGATCATTGCCCGCTATGTCTTCTCCGCGCCCCCGGTCTGGACCGAAGACGTGGCCCGCTATGCCATGGTCTGGACCGGACTTCTGGGCGCGACGCTATCGTTCAAGACACGCTCGGATGCGGTGCTGATGCAGAGCGTCGCACCGCAGCGCCCTCATCTGCTGGGGTTCCTTGCCGATGCGGTTCACAGCGCAGCGGTTTTGACCTTCGTTCTGCCGGTCGTCTATTTCTGCTTCATCGGCCTGCGGGGCAGCTTTGCCAAAGGCTATCTGGCGCGCCAATCGGGGCTGACCGCCGACACCCTCGGAATCCCGATGGTGTGGATTTCCATGTCGGTGCCGATTGCCATGATCATCATCCTGCTGCATCTGGCCGCCCGATGGGCAGGCGACGACGCGACAGACAGCGCCAACACGCAACTGGACTGA
- a CDS encoding TRAP transporter substrate-binding protein translates to MKLKALSLAALLAMSSAVSAEVKIALDSAPNLDTSGSYNWAHAFGAALTKAGMDVRELPRGAVGNEAEKFDQVSTGLLEVSLSDVRAIAQVDPFIYGVRLPYIFDDVEHMDRVLQAGKVFDRVNEKLANQDVVVLALAPLGPLSGIITTKAAVRSPADMADLRMRALDDAQIAMYKAWGSSGTIVPWGEVPSGLQTGVIDGYLNSPFVPVMFGQTDFVKNFSDAGVIIPMRAVLVSKSWYEGLSETDRATVDSAVKTADAAARAWLAEASERGLAALEEKGVTVQRLSAEERAVFREASKPVYDSGLMPSEDVKVWTDLSDANR, encoded by the coding sequence ATGAAACTCAAGGCACTCTCACTGGCGGCATTGCTGGCGATGTCCAGCGCGGTCAGCGCGGAAGTCAAGATCGCCCTAGACAGCGCGCCGAACCTCGACACCAGCGGCTCTTACAACTGGGCGCATGCTTTTGGGGCGGCCCTGACCAAAGCTGGGATGGACGTTCGCGAACTGCCGCGCGGCGCCGTCGGCAACGAAGCCGAGAAGTTCGACCAAGTGTCGACCGGGCTGCTCGAAGTGTCGCTGTCGGATGTGCGCGCAATCGCTCAGGTTGACCCGTTCATCTATGGCGTCCGCCTCCCCTATATCTTCGATGATGTCGAGCACATGGACCGCGTGCTGCAAGCGGGCAAGGTCTTTGACCGCGTCAATGAAAAACTGGCCAATCAGGATGTCGTCGTGCTGGCGCTGGCGCCGCTCGGGCCGCTTTCGGGCATCATCACCACCAAGGCGGCGGTTCGTTCGCCTGCTGACATGGCAGACCTGCGGATGCGCGCGCTCGATGATGCGCAGATCGCCATGTACAAGGCTTGGGGATCAAGCGGCACCATCGTGCCTTGGGGCGAAGTGCCGTCCGGCCTGCAAACCGGCGTGATCGACGGGTATCTGAACTCGCCCTTCGTGCCGGTGATGTTCGGCCAGACCGACTTCGTCAAGAACTTCTCGGATGCCGGCGTTATCATCCCGATGCGCGCGGTCCTCGTCTCCAAGAGCTGGTACGAAGGCCTGTCCGAGACCGACCGCGCCACCGTGGACAGCGCCGTCAAAACCGCTGATGCAGCGGCCCGCGCATGGCTGGCAGAAGCCTCCGAGCGCGGCCTCGCCGCCTTGGAGGAAAAGGGCGTGACCGTTCAACGCCTAAGCGCGGAAGAGCGCGCGGTGTTCCGCGAGGCGTCCAAGCCGGTCTATGACTCCGGCCTGATGCCGTCGGAAGACGTGAAAGTCTGGACCGACCTGTCCGACGCCAACCGCTGA
- a CDS encoding TRAP transporter large permease produces the protein MYLIPILFIILLISGTAFAYLMGAVSVVTFVVLDKSQFLSILPQRIFAQLDVFAFMAMPLFILTAEIMGRAGVTRSLIDFAMSIVGRFKGGLGHVNILTSVFFAGISGSAIADSAALSRTFVPEMKARGYDPYYAGAITAASSMIGPIIPPSIIMIIYGGLTGASVAALFIAGVIPGLLLAASLMALNAIIATVKGHPGGKSDDLPPFLPSLLNAAPALCLPVVILGALVFGLATPTEGSAVAVVVALVAGQYYKGLSLRMIFDAVEATAKMTGTIFIILAAISVLGYLAGQLGWSSALADWVGSFGLTGTKYLFFLVAIFLIAGMFMDTPVALTLLIPLFAPQALEQGISPIQLGIVLCFNLCVGLITPPLGKCLVVVSALTNLNYWRLAYAALPFIVVQALLLMALVYWPAITLTLPRLLGFSVN, from the coding sequence ATGTATCTGATCCCCATCCTCTTCATCATTCTGCTGATCAGCGGCACGGCCTTCGCCTATTTGATGGGTGCCGTTTCGGTCGTGACGTTTGTGGTGCTCGACAAGAGCCAGTTCCTGTCGATCCTGCCGCAACGCATCTTTGCGCAGCTCGACGTCTTCGCCTTCATGGCGATGCCGCTGTTTATCCTGACAGCCGAGATCATGGGCCGCGCCGGTGTCACCCGAAGCCTGATCGACTTTGCCATGTCCATCGTCGGCCGCTTCAAGGGCGGGCTGGGCCACGTCAACATCCTGACCAGCGTGTTCTTTGCCGGTATCTCGGGCTCGGCCATCGCGGATAGCGCCGCCTTGTCCCGCACCTTTGTGCCAGAGATGAAGGCGCGCGGTTATGACCCCTATTACGCAGGAGCCATCACTGCGGCCTCGTCAATGATCGGGCCAATTATTCCGCCCTCGATCATTATGATCATCTATGGCGGGTTGACCGGTGCATCGGTGGCCGCCTTGTTTATCGCGGGTGTGATACCGGGCCTGCTGCTGGCCGCGTCCTTGATGGCGCTGAATGCCATTATCGCCACGGTCAAAGGGCACCCGGGCGGCAAGTCCGACGACCTGCCGCCGTTCCTGCCCAGCCTGCTCAACGCCGCTCCGGCGCTGTGCCTGCCGGTGGTGATCCTCGGGGCATTGGTCTTTGGCTTGGCAACTCCGACCGAAGGGTCAGCCGTGGCTGTCGTGGTCGCCCTTGTGGCGGGGCAGTATTACAAAGGGCTGAGCCTGCGCATGATCTTTGACGCGGTCGAAGCAACCGCCAAGATGACCGGCACGATCTTTATCATCCTCGCTGCGATCTCGGTGCTTGGCTACTTGGCGGGGCAGCTCGGATGGTCCAGCGCTCTGGCGGATTGGGTCGGGTCTTTCGGGCTGACCGGCACGAAATACCTGTTCTTCCTCGTCGCGATCTTCCTGATTGCCGGGATGTTCATGGACACGCCCGTGGCCCTGACATTGCTCATTCCGCTGTTCGCGCCGCAAGCGCTGGAACAGGGCATCAGCCCAATCCAGCTTGGCATCGTGCTGTGCTTTAACCTGTGTGTCGGGCTGATTACGCCGCCGCTGGGCAAATGCCTCGTGGTCGTCTCGGCGCTGACAAACCTCAACTACTGGCGGCTGGCCTATGCCGCGCTGCCCTTTATCGTCGTGCAGGCCCTGCTGCTGATGGCGCTGGTCTACTGGCCCGCGATTACCCTTACTTTACCACGCCTGCTCGGCTTTTCAGTCAACTAG